The Ferrimonas balearica DSM 9799 genome includes the window CCATCGGGTTAAAAAAGGCGCCAAACACCTGGGCAGGGTTGAACTCCTGCATCCGCTTGAGCTCCTGCTGCCACTGCTGCTGTTGCCCCAGCAAACTGACCATCGCCTGCTCCAGCCACTGGCCGGCCATACCACTCATGCGGCTGTCATAGAGACGGATGATCTCCTCCAGGAATTTATCGGTGAGAACCGAGGCATGCCCTTCACTCTCCATCTCTGTCAGCACCTGCAGCAACACCTGGCGGGTTAAGGGATCACCGGTTTTGGAATCCACCACCTCGAAGCTTTGGTAT containing:
- the phaR gene encoding polyhydroxyalkanoate synthesis repressor PhaR, whose protein sequence is MKLIKRYPNRRLYDTELKRYITLADVRDYIKGYQSFEVVDSKTGDPLTRQVLLQVLTEMESEGHASVLTDKFLEEIIRLYDSRMSGMAGQWLEQAMVSLLGQQQQWQQELKRMQEFNPAQVFGAFFNPMGDRDKK